One part of the Musa acuminata AAA Group cultivar baxijiao chromosome BXJ1-5, Cavendish_Baxijiao_AAA, whole genome shotgun sequence genome encodes these proteins:
- the LOC135673723 gene encoding probable 3-hydroxyisobutyryl-CoA hydrolase 3 isoform X1, translated as MASTSPNADNDGTTDQVLVEDCRFTRILTLNRPQQLNALSTPMIMKLLKLFVAYEKDSDVKLLIVKGNGRAFSAGGDVASVARSVAQGQWALGTEFLRNQYTLDYIIATYGKPQVSILDGIVMGGGAGVSIHGRFRVVTEKTCIAFSAVLIVTGRKTTKDVFTMPETSLGFFPDIGASYFLSRLPGFFGEYVGLTGARLDGAEMLACGLATHFVPSTNLAYLEDLLTKVETSDPFVICASIDQFSQMVPLKASSAYNRLDIIDKCFSKETVEEIISALEKESASMADEWIVVAIQALKKASPISLKVTLRSIREGRLQGVDRCLTMEFRLCCHILRLEASKDFLEGFRAILVDKDRNPKWEPPRLDLVDSKVVDQYFAEVDDANWEELKLPSRRNLAANYVSKM; from the exons ATGGCCTCGACCTCGCCGAACGCCGACAATGATGGCACCACCGATCAG GTTTTGGTAGAAGACTGCAGGTTTACAAGGATATTGACGCTTAACAGGCCTCAACAGCTGAATGCTCTGTCTACTCCAATG ATTATGAAGCTACTGAAGCTTTTTGTTGCTTATGAGAAGGATTCTGATGTCAAATTATTGATAGTGAAG GGAAATGGAAGAGCATTTTCTGCTGGAGGGGATGTTGCATCAGTTGCCCGATCTGTAGCTCAAG GTCAATGGGCTCTGGGTACAGAATTCTTACGGAATCAATATACCTTAGATTACATAATTGCAACTTACGGCAAACCTCAG GTTTCTATTCTAGATGGAATTGTCATGGGTGGCGGGGCTGGCGTTTCAATACATGGTAGATTTAGAGTTGTCACGGAGAAAACG TGCATTGCCTTCTCTGCTGTGTTAATTGTTACTGGAAGGAAAACTACTAAAGAT GTTTTCACTATGCCAGAAACCTCACTGGGATTCTTCCCAGATATAGGCGCTTCATATTTTTTATCAAGGCTTCCAGGATTCTTCG GGGAATATGTTGGCTTGACCGGTGCAAGGTTAGATGGGGCTGAAATGCTTGCATGTGGCCTAGCAACTCACTTTGTCCCTTCTACG AATTTGGCATATCTGGAAGATTTGCTCACTAAGGTGGAAACTTCTGATCCCTTTGTAATCTGCGCAAGTATTGATCAGTTCTCACAAATGGTGCCTCTGAAAGCGAGTAGTGCTTATAATAG ATTGGATATAATTGACAAATGCTTCTCCAAAGAAACGGTCGAAGAAATTATATCTGCTCTT GAGAAGGAATCTGCTAGCATGGCTGATGAGTGGATTGTGGTTGCAATTCAGGCATTGAAAAAGGCATCTCCTATCAGTCTAAAAGTCACTCTTAGATCG ATCAGAGAAGGGAGACTGCAAGGAGTTGATCGTTGTCTTACGATGGAATTCAGATTGTGTTGTCATATATTACGTCTCGAAGCCAGCAAGGATTTCTTAGAG GGTTTCAGGGCTATATTGGTGGATAAAGACAGGAATCCGAAG TGGGAGCCTCCTAGATTGGATCTGGTAGATTCCAAGGTGGTTGATCAGTATTTTGCCGAGGTCGACGACGCAAACTGGGAGGAGCTAAAACTCCCATCAAGACGCAATCTAGCTGCCAACTATGTGTCAAAGATGTGA
- the LOC135673882 gene encoding E3 ubiquitin-protein ligase PUB23-like: MDDASIMFQCPISMEPMEDPVTIATGISYDRECIEKWLFVYKQSTCPVTMRRLLNSDLIPNHTLRRLMSSFRETAGGGPAKPPPRLPDVIDHDELVSLLKNVQTGPFMVTYLRKLRALVDKDVELQKDLIRLGGAQVLGRIMASHGVVEYWDLDDFRDRDEAVGVLALLPLSDEATVELLWKPDCVRSMMEILQSGTAEAQLRTMSILMKASKTNNEWTNTVAEEDGDVVKSLLDLVSDEVSTRLTSSSLDVLLEIVATSKKNRLKAIEAGAIRVSVEILTDADGRKCEKVLLLLTRLCKCPEGRSAMADHGLGVAAVSEKILRVSRLATKLGVKILWLMSSNRPTEQLLEEMTVVGSVAKLLALSHIDGQSSYKKRAMMRMIKLHGAGCMEAVPLCS; this comes from the coding sequence atggatgatgcttcaatcatgttccaGTGCCCCATCTCAATGGAGCCAATGGAGGATCCGGTGACGATCGCCACCGGCATCTCGTACGACAGGGAGTGCATCGAGAAATGGCTCTTCGTCTACAAACAGTCGACGTGCCCGGTCACCATGCGGCGACTGCTGAACTCTGATCTCATTCCTAATCACACCCTCCGACGTCTCATGTCGTCCTTCCGGGAGACCGCAGGGGGAGGGCCCGCCAAGCCGCCTCCACGCTTGCCCGACGTGATCGACCACGACGAACTGGTTTCGCTGCTGAAGAACGTCCAAACGGGGCCCTTCATGGTCACCTACCTGAGAAAACTACGGGCGCTCGTCGACAAGGACGTCGAGTTGCAGAAGGATTTGATTCGATTGGGAGGCGCCCAAGTGTTGGGCCGCATCATGGCGTCCCATGGCGTCGTGGAGTACTGGGACTTGGACGATTTCCGAGATCGCGACGAGGCTGTCGGCGTCCTGGCTCTCCTCCCCTTGTCGGATGAGGCCACGGTGGAGCTCCTATGGAAGCCCGACTGCGTGAGATCGATGATGGAGATCCTCCAAAGTGGAACCGCCGAGGCCCAACTCCGCACCATGTCCATCTTGATGAAGGCATCGAAGACCAACAACGAGTGGACCAACACGGTAGCGGAGGAAGACGGCGATGTCGTCAAGTCCTTGTTGGACCTTGTATCCGATGAAGTCTCAACCAGGCTAACCTCCTCCTCGTTGGACGTACTGCTCGAGATCGTCGCGACCTCGAAGAAGAACCGCCTGAAGGCGATCGAAGCCGGCGCGATCCGCGTCTCGGTCGAGATTCTGACGGACGCAGATGGGCGCAAGTGCGAGAAGGTGTTGCTGCTGCTCACGAGGCTCTGCAAGTGCCCCGAGGGGCGATCGGCCATGGCCGACCACGGGCTGGGCGTGGCGGCGGTGTCCGAGAAGATACTGCGGGTGTCGAGGCTGGCGACCAAACTGGGCGTCAAGATCTTGTGGTTGATGAGCAGCAATCGGCCCACAGAGCAACTGCTGGAGGAGATGACGGTGGTCGGGTCGGTGGCGAAGCTCCTGGCCTTGTCGCACATCGATGGGCAGTCGTCCTACAAGAAGAGAGCCATGATGAGGATGATCAAGTTGCATGGGGCTGGCTGCATGGAGGCGGTACCCCTGTGTTCCTAG
- the LOC135673723 gene encoding 3-hydroxyisobutyryl-CoA hydrolase 1-like isoform X3 — MASTSPNADNDGTTDQVLVEDCRFTRILTLNRPQQLNALSTPMIMKLLKLFVAYEKDSDVKLLIVKVFTMPETSLGFFPDIGASYFLSRLPGFFGEYVGLTGARLDGAEMLACGLATHFVPSTNLAYLEDLLTKVETSDPFVICASIDQFSQMVPLKASSAYNRLDIIDKCFSKETVEEIISALEKESASMADEWIVVAIQALKKASPISLKVTLRSIREGRLQGVDRCLTMEFRLCCHILRLEASKDFLEGFRAILVDKDRNPKWEPPRLDLVDSKVVDQYFAEVDDANWEELKLPSRRNLAANYVSKM, encoded by the exons ATGGCCTCGACCTCGCCGAACGCCGACAATGATGGCACCACCGATCAG GTTTTGGTAGAAGACTGCAGGTTTACAAGGATATTGACGCTTAACAGGCCTCAACAGCTGAATGCTCTGTCTACTCCAATG ATTATGAAGCTACTGAAGCTTTTTGTTGCTTATGAGAAGGATTCTGATGTCAAATTATTGATAGTGAAG GTTTTCACTATGCCAGAAACCTCACTGGGATTCTTCCCAGATATAGGCGCTTCATATTTTTTATCAAGGCTTCCAGGATTCTTCG GGGAATATGTTGGCTTGACCGGTGCAAGGTTAGATGGGGCTGAAATGCTTGCATGTGGCCTAGCAACTCACTTTGTCCCTTCTACG AATTTGGCATATCTGGAAGATTTGCTCACTAAGGTGGAAACTTCTGATCCCTTTGTAATCTGCGCAAGTATTGATCAGTTCTCACAAATGGTGCCTCTGAAAGCGAGTAGTGCTTATAATAG ATTGGATATAATTGACAAATGCTTCTCCAAAGAAACGGTCGAAGAAATTATATCTGCTCTT GAGAAGGAATCTGCTAGCATGGCTGATGAGTGGATTGTGGTTGCAATTCAGGCATTGAAAAAGGCATCTCCTATCAGTCTAAAAGTCACTCTTAGATCG ATCAGAGAAGGGAGACTGCAAGGAGTTGATCGTTGTCTTACGATGGAATTCAGATTGTGTTGTCATATATTACGTCTCGAAGCCAGCAAGGATTTCTTAGAG GGTTTCAGGGCTATATTGGTGGATAAAGACAGGAATCCGAAG TGGGAGCCTCCTAGATTGGATCTGGTAGATTCCAAGGTGGTTGATCAGTATTTTGCCGAGGTCGACGACGCAAACTGGGAGGAGCTAAAACTCCCATCAAGACGCAATCTAGCTGCCAACTATGTGTCAAAGATGTGA
- the LOC135673723 gene encoding probable 3-hydroxyisobutyryl-CoA hydrolase 3 isoform X2 yields MASTSPNADNDGTTDQVLVEDCRFTRILTLNRPQQLNALSTPMIMKLLKLFVAYEKDSDVKLLIVKGNGRAFSAGGDVASVARSVAQGQWALGTEFLRNQYTLDYIIATYGKPQVSILDGIVMGGGAGVSIHGRFRVVTEKTVFTMPETSLGFFPDIGASYFLSRLPGFFGEYVGLTGARLDGAEMLACGLATHFVPSTNLAYLEDLLTKVETSDPFVICASIDQFSQMVPLKASSAYNRLDIIDKCFSKETVEEIISALEKESASMADEWIVVAIQALKKASPISLKVTLRSIREGRLQGVDRCLTMEFRLCCHILRLEASKDFLEGFRAILVDKDRNPKWEPPRLDLVDSKVVDQYFAEVDDANWEELKLPSRRNLAANYVSKM; encoded by the exons ATGGCCTCGACCTCGCCGAACGCCGACAATGATGGCACCACCGATCAG GTTTTGGTAGAAGACTGCAGGTTTACAAGGATATTGACGCTTAACAGGCCTCAACAGCTGAATGCTCTGTCTACTCCAATG ATTATGAAGCTACTGAAGCTTTTTGTTGCTTATGAGAAGGATTCTGATGTCAAATTATTGATAGTGAAG GGAAATGGAAGAGCATTTTCTGCTGGAGGGGATGTTGCATCAGTTGCCCGATCTGTAGCTCAAG GTCAATGGGCTCTGGGTACAGAATTCTTACGGAATCAATATACCTTAGATTACATAATTGCAACTTACGGCAAACCTCAG GTTTCTATTCTAGATGGAATTGTCATGGGTGGCGGGGCTGGCGTTTCAATACATGGTAGATTTAGAGTTGTCACGGAGAAAACG GTTTTCACTATGCCAGAAACCTCACTGGGATTCTTCCCAGATATAGGCGCTTCATATTTTTTATCAAGGCTTCCAGGATTCTTCG GGGAATATGTTGGCTTGACCGGTGCAAGGTTAGATGGGGCTGAAATGCTTGCATGTGGCCTAGCAACTCACTTTGTCCCTTCTACG AATTTGGCATATCTGGAAGATTTGCTCACTAAGGTGGAAACTTCTGATCCCTTTGTAATCTGCGCAAGTATTGATCAGTTCTCACAAATGGTGCCTCTGAAAGCGAGTAGTGCTTATAATAG ATTGGATATAATTGACAAATGCTTCTCCAAAGAAACGGTCGAAGAAATTATATCTGCTCTT GAGAAGGAATCTGCTAGCATGGCTGATGAGTGGATTGTGGTTGCAATTCAGGCATTGAAAAAGGCATCTCCTATCAGTCTAAAAGTCACTCTTAGATCG ATCAGAGAAGGGAGACTGCAAGGAGTTGATCGTTGTCTTACGATGGAATTCAGATTGTGTTGTCATATATTACGTCTCGAAGCCAGCAAGGATTTCTTAGAG GGTTTCAGGGCTATATTGGTGGATAAAGACAGGAATCCGAAG TGGGAGCCTCCTAGATTGGATCTGGTAGATTCCAAGGTGGTTGATCAGTATTTTGCCGAGGTCGACGACGCAAACTGGGAGGAGCTAAAACTCCCATCAAGACGCAATCTAGCTGCCAACTATGTGTCAAAGATGTGA